A portion of the Meriones unguiculatus strain TT.TT164.6M chromosome 14, Bangor_MerUng_6.1, whole genome shotgun sequence genome contains these proteins:
- the LOC132647015 gene encoding vomeronasal type-1 receptor 4-like: MDSRNLGIGMIFLLQCTIGILGNFSLFAYYLVIYYKKHKVKRTDLILLHLTIVNFLIILSKGVCSTMSAFVLKLFYNDWSYQLFMYFLRVFRCMSIITICLLCAFHTITIIPRNSSWKNLKAKSPKDIGLCISFCWVFYIILNVIFPLYMSIKLSRKNLTEETEFKLYSVVGYDKTTVSLYIAFFVFPEVLFSVLITWTSSSMIVILYRHKQRVQYIRSTQACHNSSPESRATQSILVLVLTFMSFYTLSAISHGCNALLHGHFSLLMDITSIITLCFPTLIPFVLMSQLFSLSRLF, from the coding sequence ATGGACTCCAGAAATTTGGGAATAGGAATGATATTTTTGTTACAATGTACCATTGGAATTCTAGGAAACTTTTCACTTTTTGCCTACTACCTGGTTATTTATTACAAGAAACACAAAGTCAAGCGCACAGATTTGATTCTCCTGCATCTGACCATAGTTAACTTCCTGATCATTCTCTCTAAAGGAGTGTGTAGCACAATGTCAGCTTTTGTGTTGAAACTCTTCTACAATGATTGGAGCTACCaactttttatgtattttctgaGAGTTTTCAGGTGCATGTCCATTATCACCATTTGCCTCTTGTGTGCCTTCCATACCATCACCATCATCCCCAGAAACTCCAGTTGGAAGAATCTTAAAGCCAAATCTCCAAAGGACATTGGTCTGTGCATTTCTTTCTGCTGGGTCTTTTACATTATACTAAATGTTATTTTCCCCTTGTACATGTCCATAAAATTAAGTAGGAAAAACTTAACAGAAGAGACAGAATTCAAACTCTACAGTGTTGTAGGATATGACAAAACCACAGTTTCCTTATACATAGCTTTTTTTGTGTTTCCTGaagttctgttttctgttctcatCACCTGGACCAGCAGCTCAATGATTGTGATTCTGTACAGGCACAAACAGCGAGTTCAGTACATCCGCAGCACTCAGGCTTGTCACAATAGCTCCCCTGAGTCCAGAGCCACCCAGAGCATCCTGGTCCTAGTTTTAACCTTTATGAGTTTTTATACCCTCTCTGCTATCTCACATGGTTGCAATGCTCTGCTGCATGGTCACTTTTCATTGCTTATGGATATCACAAGCATTATAACTTTGTGTTTTCCCACTTTGATTCCTTTTGTACTTATGAGTCaattgttctctctctccagactcttt
- the LOC132647014 gene encoding vomeronasal type-1 receptor 2-like gives MDFRTIAIVIILSLQSALGLLGNFSLLFYYLILYYNEHTLKIKDIILVHVFASNTLIILSRGVLQIMRAIALNQFFSDVGCKLIIYIYTLGRNMYITITCLLSVFQAITNSPRNLCCNEFKIKTTKVMGLSISLCWILYMLVNMTFTVCTPTKRNSKNKTQKRDFQFCHSPAHETTVDLLYVTLFIFPEVLFSLLIVCSSTFMIIILYGHKKRVQHILSTHTFRKTSRENRATKTILVMVCTFLAFYTLSSILQGYIALSHNSSWWKMSITSITSLCFPMLGPFVMYCEFTVSRFCFT, from the coding sequence ATGGACTTCAGAaccatagcaatagtaataatactcTCACTTCAGAGTGCTCTAGGTCTTCTGGGaaacttttcccttcttttctacTATCTAATCCTTTACTACAATGAACACACATTAAAAATCAAAGACATTATTCTTGTACATGTGTTTGCATCCAACACACTGATCATTCTCTCCAGAGGAGTCCTTCAGATAATGAGAGCTATTGCGTTGAACCAGTTCTTCAGTGATGTCGGGTGCAaacttataatatatatttatacacttgGCAGGAATATGTACATCACCATCACCTGTCTCTTGAGTGTCTTTCAGGCaatcaccaacagccctaggaaCTTGTGCTGTAATGAATTTAAAATCAAAACTACAAAGGTCATGGGCCTGTCGATTTCACTCTGCTGGATCCTATACATGCTAGTAAATATGACTTTCACTGTGTGTACGCCTACTAAGAGGAATAGCAAAAATAAGACACAAAAGAGAGATTTTCAATTCTGCCATTCTCCAGCCCATGAAACAACAGTAGACTTGCTGTACGTTACACTTTTCATATTTCCTGaagtcctgttttcccttctcatTGTATGTTCCAGCACCTTCATGATTATCATACTTTATGGACACAAGAAGAGAGTTCAACACATCCTCAGCACTCATACTTTCCGCAAAACTTCCCGTGAAAACAGAGCCACAAAAACCATCCTGGTTATGGTGTGCACCTTTCTAGCTTTTTATACACTCTCTTccatcttacaaggctacattgCTCTTTCACATAATTCAAGTTGGTGGAAAATGAGTATCACATCCATTACTTCTCTATGTTTTCCTATGTTAGGCCCATTTGTGATGTATTGTGAATTCACTGTTTCTAGATTCTGCTTTACCTag